In Legionella cardiaca, a genomic segment contains:
- a CDS encoding Dps family protein — protein sequence MDDVIKKLSVLMADTYALYLKTQNYHWHVKGPQFKAMHELFEMQYQELADAVDTVAERIRTLGHHTPATFKEFESLKRVKDGDSRKNANEMVIELAHDHDTLVKDLNQALILVQENRDEGTANLLSDRIAAHEKARWMLNASREIN from the coding sequence ATGGACGATGTAATTAAAAAATTATCAGTTCTCATGGCAGATACTTATGCTTTGTATTTAAAAACGCAAAACTATCACTGGCATGTCAAAGGCCCACAATTTAAAGCCATGCATGAGTTATTTGAAATGCAATATCAAGAATTGGCGGATGCTGTTGATACTGTTGCTGAACGCATTCGAACTTTAGGTCATCATACCCCAGCTACGTTTAAAGAATTTGAAAGTTTAAAGCGAGTAAAAGATGGGGATTCCAGGAAAAATGCCAATGAAATGGTGATTGAACTTGCCCATGATCATGACACATTGGTCAAAGATTTAAATCAGGCGCTTATACTGGTTCAAGAAAATAGGGATGAAGGTACAGCAAACCTTCTTAGTGATAGAATTGCCGCCCATGAAAAAGCTCGCTGGATGTTGAATGCCTCAAGAG